The following coding sequences lie in one Plasmodium sp. gorilla clade G2 genome assembly, chromosome: 11 genomic window:
- a CDS encoding steryl ester hydrolase, putative, with amino-acid sequence MLRPPFSNITKRLENLLNICKDMCRKGYNCYYVKEKDYDIDEQRDVRCHIKNKINLKNNEDIEKEEKDETLDQMEKLLLDLTQKKYKAEKHYVYTIDGYRLNLYRIVKNNTEQIINDEILQKERINEQGLEEDKKEVFCFNHGLFESSINYTCKGYNSLTFQIFSNNHDVWISNNRGNNFTQYVGKDIAIKKLREKYTDEDLRDLGLNIKNDKIEKEMRKKKKKIDNNINQCDNKKMHCFNVLHRLFFQKINLTCYMKNMLMSKYLCNYDMNSCNNNSYNHYDKENIDQHTKKKKIKNNNNINSNNINSNNNNDNIILRPWTSNHFFNIFVRNINEKKKGNIYFKSTRERDDSNIKCSDTFDSDKIKGKESFEYFRDNKKLKSKGSNLIDNCDNKINKYYSNNDIYDRYDIYDKYDIYDKYDKYDRYDKYYKYDKYDKYDDDLCDHKNEYTFEDMSTKDLPSIIKYIKNKTKKDKIIYVGFSQGSIQLIISSCLNEYVRKSIKRCYLMSLPIILRNKYNLEIPMKFLLYISKYYNFIFKGKSFFQHMIPYNISTFIISNLAHIIAHHVFKYYNENIKQDEKKLFFFHTPNGSTSKANLTRWAKSFNTCPVTDVLEKYPHEFSFPITLIYGNKDTIIHVDKSIKYMNKIFDKKCLKIITVSNWAHLDPLWSDNDGVVISCILKDIKQG; translated from the coding sequence ATGCTCAGACCACCCTTCAGCAATATCACAAAAAGGTTAGAGAATTTATTGAACATTTGTAAAGATATGTGCAGGAAGGGATATAATTGTTATtatgtaaaagaaaaagattatGATATAGATGAACAAAGAGATGTAAGATGtcatataaagaataaaataaatttaaaaaataatgaagacatagaaaaggaagaaaaagaTGAAACACTTGATCAAATGGAAAAATTACTACTTGAtttaacacaaaaaaaatataaagcaGAAAAACATTATGTCTATACAATTGATGGGTATagattaaatttatatagaattgtaaaaaataatacagaacaaataataaatgatgaaaTTCTTCAAAAGGAAAGAATAAATGAACAAGGATTAGAAGAAGATAAGAAAGaagttttttgttttaatcaTGGGTTGTTTGAATCGTCTATTAATTATACATGTAAAGGATATAATTCTCTGACTTTCCAAATTTTCTCAAATAATCATGATGTCTGGATAAGTAATAACAGAGGGAATAATTTCACACAATATGTTGGGAAAGATATagctataaaaaaattaagagaaaaatatacaGATGAAGATTTAAGAGACTTGGGTcttaacataaaaaatgataagatAGAAAAGGagatgagaaaaaaaaaaaaaaaaattgataataatattaatcaatgtgataataaaaaaatgcatTGTTTTAATGTTTTGCATagattattttttcaaaaaattaaCTTAACATGTTATATGAAGAATATGTTGATGAGTAAGTATTTATGTAATTATGATATGAACagttgtaataataattcatataatcattatgataaagaaaatatagacCAACacacaaagaaaaaaaaaataaaaaataataataatattaatagtaataatattaatagtaataataataatgataatatcatTTTAAGGCCCTGGACGAGTAAccatttttttaacatatttgTTCGTAATATAAacgaaaagaaaaaaggaaatatatattttaagtcAACAAGGGAAAGGGATGATTCTAATATTAAGTGTAGTGATACTTTTGATTCTGATAAAATTAAAGGAAAAGAAagttttgaatattttagagataacaaaaaattaaagagcAAAGGTTCTAATTTAATAGACAATTGTGATaataagataaataaatattattccaacaatgatatatatgatagatatgatatatatgataaatatgatatatatgacaaatatgataaatatgatagatatgataaatattacaaatatgataaatatgataaatatgatgaCGATTTGTGTgatcataaaaatgaatacacTTTTGAAGATATGAGTACAAAAGATTTACCTTccataataaaatacataaaaaataaaactaaaaaagataaaataatatatgttggATTTTCACAAGGTAGTATCCAGTTAATTATAAGTTCCTGCCTAAATGAATATGTAAGAAAAAGTATAAAAAGATGTTATTTAATGTCATTACCTATTATATTgaggaataaatataatttagaaATCCCAatgaaatttttattatatatttcaaaatattacaattttatttttaaagggAAATCATTTTTTCAACATATGATACCATATAATATTAGTACATTTATTATAAGTAATTTGGCACATATAATAGCACATcatgtttttaaatattataatgaaaatataaaacaagatgagaaaaaattattcttttttcataCACCTAATGGATCAACATCAAAAGCAAATTTAACTAGATGGGCAAAATCATTTAATACATGTCCTGTTACAGATGTTCTTGAGAAATATCCACACGAATTTTCATTTCCaataacattaatatatggaaataaaGATACTATTATACATGTAGATAaatcaataaaatatatgaacaaaattttcgacaaaaaatgtttaaaaataattacgGTGTCTAATTGGGCACATTTAGATCCTTTATGGTCTGACAATGATGGAGTTGTAATATCTTGcattttaaaagatataaagcAAGGCTGA